From Hartmannibacter diazotrophicus, a single genomic window includes:
- a CDS encoding c-type cytochrome, translating to MFARSAGALVLAMTIGCSQGAEAADARIDYLGSTCATCHAEAEGGAIRSLKGESPADILAALRGFRDKPEPNGIMAAVVSGLDDRTLSDLADYVAATGGVPLASE from the coding sequence ATGTTCGCACGATCGGCCGGCGCGCTGGTGCTGGCGATGACCATTGGCTGTTCCCAGGGCGCCGAGGCCGCCGATGCGCGGATCGACTATCTCGGCTCGACCTGCGCGACCTGCCACGCGGAAGCCGAAGGCGGCGCCATCCGGTCTCTGAAAGGCGAGTCTCCGGCGGACATCCTCGCCGCGCTCAGGGGCTTTCGCGACAAGCCGGAGCCGAATGGCATCATGGCGGCGGTTGTCAGCGGCCTCGACGACAGGACGCTGTCGGATCTGGCCGACTATGTCGCGGCGACGGGCGGCGTGCCCCTCGCCAGCGAATGA
- a CDS encoding cupin domain-containing protein: MAECRLIRPEGTYAGKQGFDYIEGITAQSVGAKGICMHLLEIPPGGRARAHMHESHETAIYMLAGEAHTWYGEGLKEHIVVKAGDMFYIPAGVPHLPANLSDKPAVAVIARTDPNEQESVVLLPELDGAVTV; this comes from the coding sequence ATGGCCGAATGCCGCCTGATCCGCCCCGAAGGCACCTACGCCGGCAAGCAGGGGTTCGACTATATCGAGGGCATCACCGCCCAGTCGGTCGGCGCGAAGGGCATCTGCATGCATCTCCTGGAAATTCCGCCGGGCGGACGCGCCAGGGCCCACATGCACGAGAGCCACGAGACCGCGATCTACATGCTCGCCGGCGAGGCGCACACCTGGTACGGCGAGGGCCTCAAGGAGCATATCGTCGTCAAGGCCGGAGACATGTTCTACATCCCCGCCGGCGTGCCGCACCTGCCCGCCAACCTTTCCGACAAGCCCGCCGTCGCGGTGATCGCCCGCACCGACCCCAACGAGCAGGAAAGCGTCGTGCTTCTGCCCGAGCTCGATGGCGCCGTGACGGTCTGA
- a CDS encoding ABC transporter substrate-binding protein produces the protein MKKMIGAVAGVAAMLMAGSALAADSVTLQLKWVTQAQFDGYYVAKAKGYYDEAGLDVTLKPGGPDIAPEQVIAGGGADVIVDWIAAALSARDKGLPLVNIAQPFAHSGLMLTCLKSSGIKTSEDFKGKTLGVWFFGNELPFYAWMKQLGLPTEGGADGVTVIKQAFNVDPLLQKQADCISTMNYNEYNQVLEAGIPADDLVVFKYDDVGVSLLEDGLYVMEDSLKDPAFVDKMAKFVKASMKGFDYAAANPEEAAEIILDNDDTGAQTMEHQVSMAKEIAKLTEGSDGTLDMGKYEQSVKILLDAGVISKEPEGAYTTAVTDKAKAM, from the coding sequence ATGAAGAAGATGATTGGAGCGGTTGCCGGCGTGGCCGCCATGCTGATGGCGGGCTCGGCTCTGGCTGCGGACAGCGTGACGCTGCAGCTCAAATGGGTGACCCAGGCCCAGTTCGACGGCTATTACGTCGCCAAGGCCAAGGGCTACTATGACGAGGCGGGCCTCGACGTCACCCTGAAGCCCGGCGGCCCGGACATCGCGCCCGAGCAGGTGATCGCCGGCGGCGGCGCCGACGTCATCGTCGACTGGATCGCGGCCGCCCTGTCGGCGCGCGACAAGGGCCTGCCGCTGGTCAACATTGCCCAGCCCTTCGCCCATTCCGGCCTGATGCTGACCTGCCTGAAATCGAGCGGCATCAAGACGTCGGAAGACTTCAAGGGCAAGACGCTCGGCGTCTGGTTCTTCGGCAACGAACTGCCCTTCTACGCCTGGATGAAGCAGCTTGGCCTTCCGACCGAGGGCGGTGCAGACGGCGTCACCGTCATCAAGCAGGCCTTCAACGTCGATCCGCTGCTCCAGAAGCAGGCCGACTGCATCTCGACGATGAACTACAACGAGTACAATCAGGTTCTGGAAGCCGGCATTCCGGCCGATGACCTCGTCGTCTTCAAGTATGACGACGTCGGCGTCTCGCTGCTTGAGGACGGTCTCTATGTGATGGAGGACAGCCTCAAGGACCCGGCTTTCGTCGACAAGATGGCCAAGTTCGTGAAAGCCTCCATGAAGGGCTTCGACTATGCCGCCGCCAATCCGGAAGAGGCTGCCGAGATCATTCTCGACAATGACGACACCGGCGCCCAGACGATGGAGCACCAGGTCTCCATGGCCAAGGAGATCGCCAAGCTGACCGAAGGCTCCGACGGCACGCTCGACATGGGCAAATACGAGCAGAGCGTGAAGATCCTGCTCGATGCCGGCGTGATCTCGAAGGAGCCGGAAGGCGCCTATACGACGGCGGTCACCGACAAGGCGAAAGCCATGTGA
- the hydA gene encoding dihydropyrimidinase, with protein MSSKVIKGGTVVTADLTYKADVKIKGGKIVEIGPNLKADKVLDAKGCYVMPGGIDPHVHLEMPFMGTYSADNFESGTRAALSGGTTMVVDFCLPDPGQSLLDALKRWDNKTSLAACDYSFHMAVTWWSEQVFNEMADVVKRGITSFKHFMAYKGALMVNDDEMFASFQRCAALGAIPFVHAENGDVVASLQERLMAEGNTGPEAHAYSRPPEVEGEATNRAIMIADMAGVPVYIVHTSCEEAHEAIRRARQKGQRVYGEPLIQHLTLDESEYANPDWDHAARRVMSPPFRDKRHQDSLWAGLQAGSLSVVATDHCAFTTEQKRFGLGDFRKIPNGTGGLEDRIPMLWTYGVSTGRLTMNEFVAVTSTNIAKILNLYPKKGAILVGADADIVVLDPKKGKTITAAKQQSAIDYNVFEGKEVMGLPRFTLTRGKVAVEDGTVKAETGHGEFVAREPNMPVNAALSKWKDLVAPRPIVRDPKMMPAGV; from the coding sequence ATGAGCAGCAAAGTCATCAAGGGCGGCACGGTCGTCACCGCTGACCTCACCTACAAGGCCGACGTGAAGATCAAGGGCGGCAAGATCGTCGAGATCGGCCCGAATCTGAAGGCCGACAAGGTTCTGGACGCAAAGGGCTGCTACGTGATGCCGGGCGGCATCGACCCCCATGTGCATCTCGAAATGCCCTTCATGGGCACCTATTCGGCGGACAATTTCGAGAGCGGCACGCGCGCGGCGCTTTCGGGCGGTACGACGATGGTCGTGGACTTCTGCCTGCCCGATCCCGGCCAGTCGCTGCTCGATGCCCTGAAGCGCTGGGACAACAAGACGAGCCTTGCCGCCTGCGATTACTCCTTCCACATGGCGGTGACCTGGTGGAGCGAGCAGGTCTTCAACGAGATGGCCGACGTCGTGAAGCGCGGCATCACGTCCTTCAAGCACTTCATGGCCTACAAGGGCGCCCTGATGGTGAACGACGACGAGATGTTCGCCTCGTTCCAGCGCTGCGCCGCGCTTGGGGCGATCCCGTTCGTTCATGCGGAAAACGGCGACGTCGTCGCCAGCCTTCAGGAACGGCTGATGGCCGAGGGCAACACCGGCCCCGAGGCGCACGCCTATTCTCGCCCGCCGGAAGTGGAAGGCGAGGCGACCAACCGCGCGATCATGATCGCCGACATGGCCGGCGTTCCTGTCTACATCGTCCACACCTCCTGCGAGGAGGCGCACGAGGCGATCCGCCGTGCCCGCCAGAAGGGCCAGCGCGTCTACGGCGAGCCACTGATCCAGCATCTGACGCTGGACGAGAGCGAATACGCCAATCCTGACTGGGATCACGCCGCCCGCCGTGTGATGTCGCCGCCCTTCCGTGACAAGCGCCATCAGGACAGCCTCTGGGCCGGCCTGCAGGCGGGCTCGCTCAGCGTCGTCGCCACCGACCATTGCGCCTTCACCACCGAGCAGAAGCGCTTCGGGCTTGGCGATTTCCGCAAGATCCCGAACGGTACAGGCGGGCTTGAGGATCGCATTCCGATGCTCTGGACCTATGGCGTTTCGACCGGTCGTCTGACCATGAACGAGTTCGTGGCCGTCACCTCGACAAACATCGCCAAGATCTTGAATCTCTACCCGAAAAAGGGCGCGATCCTCGTCGGCGCCGATGCCGATATCGTCGTGCTCGACCCGAAGAAGGGCAAGACGATCACGGCCGCGAAGCAGCAGTCGGCCATCGACTACAACGTCTTCGAGGGCAAGGAGGTCATGGGCCTGCCGCGCTTCACGCTGACCCGGGGCAAGGTCGCCGTCGAGGACGGCACCGTGAAGGCGGAAACGGGGCACGGCGAATTCGTCGCCCGCGAGCCGAACATGCCGGTCAATGCCGCGCTTTCCAAGTGGAAGGACCTCGTCGCGCCGCGCCCGATCGTCCGCGATCCCAAGATGATGCCGGCGGGCGTGTGA
- a CDS encoding ABC transporter permease — translation MSAATAVKPLGARKAPAFLHNVVPVLVVAAAIVALWYVGAVLLNAPQQRDAFERAGNSTYTAAELVEATLNQKRPVLPSPHQVAEDFWTSTVLTSPTSKRSLVYHGWVTLSSTLLGFAAGTLFGVALAILIVHSAVMDKSLMPWIIASQTIPILAIAPMIIVVLNAVGITGLLPKALISMYLSFFPVTVGMVKGLRAPDVINLDLMRTYSATQPQVLWKLRLPSSVPFLFTSMKVAIAASLVGAIVGELPTGVVAGLGARLLSGSYYGQTVQIWSALVAASLLAAALVALVSLAEKIVLARMGARP, via the coding sequence ATGAGCGCCGCGACTGCCGTCAAGCCTCTCGGCGCTCGAAAGGCGCCGGCATTTCTTCACAATGTCGTGCCGGTTCTGGTGGTCGCCGCCGCGATCGTCGCGCTCTGGTACGTCGGCGCCGTCCTGCTCAACGCGCCGCAACAGCGCGATGCTTTCGAGCGCGCCGGCAACAGCACCTACACCGCCGCCGAACTGGTCGAGGCGACCCTGAACCAGAAACGGCCCGTGCTGCCGTCGCCGCACCAGGTCGCCGAGGACTTCTGGACCTCGACGGTCCTGACGAGCCCGACGTCGAAACGCAGCCTCGTCTACCATGGCTGGGTCACGCTTTCGTCCACGCTGCTCGGCTTTGCCGCTGGCACCCTGTTCGGCGTCGCGCTGGCGATCCTCATCGTCCACAGCGCGGTGATGGACAAGTCGCTGATGCCCTGGATCATCGCCTCGCAGACGATCCCGATTTTGGCCATCGCGCCAATGATCATCGTCGTCCTCAATGCCGTCGGCATCACCGGATTGCTGCCCAAGGCGCTGATCTCGATGTATCTGTCCTTCTTCCCCGTGACCGTCGGCATGGTGAAGGGGCTGCGCGCGCCGGATGTGATCAACCTCGACCTGATGCGCACCTATTCGGCGACGCAGCCGCAGGTGCTCTGGAAGCTGCGCCTGCCGTCCTCCGTGCCCTTCCTCTTCACGTCCATGAAGGTGGCGATCGCCGCCTCCCTTGTCGGCGCCATCGTCGGCGAACTGCCGACCGGCGTCGTGGCGGGCCTCGGCGCAAGGCTCCTCAGCGGCTCCTACTATGGCCAGACCGTGCAGATATGGTCGGCGCTCGTCGCCGCGTCGCTTCTGGCGGCGGCCCTCGTCGCGCTCGTCTCGCTGGCCGAAAAGATCGTGCTCGCCCGCATGGGGGCAAGGCCATGA
- a CDS encoding NAD(P)/FAD-dependent oxidoreductase: MLIDRRNLLKVAGAAAGTLAMPAVLRAQTRPQIVIVGGGVAGATCALQLARSHPGAFYITLVEEDTLYTTCFFSNLYLGGLRDFESLRHSYSGLLDYDINVINERALLADRDNKVVTLISRTRLEYDRLVLAPGIDLNYEAVPGYTPRDARLMPHAWKAGRQTQLLKQQLDYVKDGSTILILAPPNPYRCPPGPYERASMMARTLKATGRGNAKIVILDAKEKFSKQALFMEGWESRYPGMIEWLPPSIHGGIRMLHPDRLEVETDLDTFKGALVNVIPPQHAGVTAYEWNLVDEASGWCPVDPMTMRSKLDESVFILGDAAIAGDMPKSAFSANSHAKIAARAIASDLLGTPSVVPRYFNTCWSSIDENDAVKVGALYEATPETITTRSSFISQLGESAEVRKAAFEESEAWYRAIVADMLGSADI; encoded by the coding sequence ATGCTGATCGACCGCAGAAACCTTCTCAAAGTTGCCGGGGCTGCCGCCGGAACGCTGGCGATGCCGGCAGTCCTGCGGGCGCAAACCCGGCCGCAGATCGTGATCGTCGGGGGTGGCGTTGCCGGCGCGACCTGCGCCCTGCAGCTTGCCCGCAGTCATCCCGGTGCCTTCTACATCACGCTGGTCGAGGAGGACACGCTCTACACGACCTGCTTCTTCTCCAATCTCTATCTCGGCGGTCTCAGGGACTTCGAATCGCTGCGCCACAGCTATTCGGGCCTTCTCGACTACGACATCAACGTCATCAACGAGCGGGCGCTGCTGGCTGACAGGGACAATAAGGTCGTCACGCTCATCAGTCGGACCCGTCTTGAATACGACCGTCTGGTGCTGGCGCCCGGCATCGATCTCAATTACGAAGCCGTTCCCGGATACACGCCCCGCGACGCCCGGCTGATGCCGCATGCCTGGAAGGCCGGCAGGCAGACGCAGTTGCTCAAGCAGCAGCTCGACTACGTCAAGGACGGCTCGACCATCCTCATTCTTGCGCCGCCGAACCCCTATCGCTGCCCGCCGGGGCCCTATGAGCGTGCGTCGATGATGGCGCGCACGCTGAAGGCCACCGGTCGCGGCAACGCCAAGATCGTGATCCTCGACGCCAAGGAAAAATTCTCCAAGCAGGCGCTCTTCATGGAAGGCTGGGAATCCCGGTATCCCGGCATGATCGAATGGCTGCCGCCCTCGATCCATGGTGGCATAAGGATGCTCCATCCGGACCGTCTGGAGGTCGAAACCGACCTCGACACCTTCAAGGGCGCGCTCGTCAATGTCATCCCGCCCCAGCACGCGGGCGTCACCGCCTATGAATGGAATCTCGTCGACGAGGCGAGCGGCTGGTGCCCGGTCGATCCGATGACGATGCGCTCGAAGCTGGACGAGTCGGTGTTCATTCTCGGCGACGCGGCGATCGCGGGCGACATGCCGAAATCCGCCTTCTCGGCCAACAGCCACGCCAAGATCGCGGCGAGGGCGATTGCCTCCGACCTTCTCGGCACCCCCTCTGTGGTGCCGCGTTACTTCAACACCTGCTGGAGTTCGATCGACGAGAATGACGCGGTGAAGGTCGGTGCGCTCTACGAGGCAACGCCCGAGACGATCACCACGCGCTCCAGCTTCATCAGCCAGCTGGGAGAAAGCGCCGAGGTTCGCAAGGCTGCTTTCGAGGAGAGCGAGGCCTGGTATCGGGCCATCGTCGCGGACATGCTTGGCAGCGCCGACATATAG
- a CDS encoding Zn-dependent hydrolase — MTAPASNLRVNGDRLWDSLMEMAKIGPGVAGGNNRQTLTDADKEGRELFKSWCDEAGLTMGVDKMGTMFAMRAGEDPEALPVYVGSHLDTQPTGGKYDGVLGVLGALEVVRSMNDLGIKTKHPVVVTNWTNEEGARFAPAMLASGVFAGVLSLDYAYGRKDPEGKTFGDELQRIGWVGDEEVGARKMHAYYELHIEQGPILEAEGKDIGVVTHCQGLWWLEFTLTGKAAHTGSTPMNLRVNAGLAFARILEMVQKVAMDAQPGAVGGVGQVFFSPNSRNVIPETVTFTVDIRSPDQEKLDGMRAKIEAEAPKICAELGVECSIEAVGHFDPVTFDPELVSAVRNAAETLGYSHMNLISGAGHDACWAAQVAPATMVMCPCVGGLSHNEAEEISKEWATAGTDVLLRAVVETAQIVE; from the coding sequence ATGACTGCGCCTGCCTCCAACCTTCGTGTCAACGGCGACCGGCTGTGGGACAGCCTGATGGAGATGGCGAAGATCGGCCCCGGCGTTGCCGGCGGCAATAACCGCCAGACCCTGACCGACGCCGACAAGGAAGGGCGCGAACTCTTCAAGTCGTGGTGTGACGAGGCGGGCCTCACCATGGGCGTCGACAAGATGGGCACCATGTTCGCGATGCGCGCCGGCGAGGACCCGGAGGCGCTCCCGGTCTATGTCGGCTCCCACCTCGACACCCAGCCGACTGGCGGCAAATACGACGGCGTGCTCGGCGTCCTCGGGGCGCTGGAGGTCGTGCGCTCCATGAACGACCTCGGCATCAAGACGAAGCATCCGGTGGTCGTCACCAACTGGACCAACGAGGAGGGCGCTCGCTTTGCGCCCGCCATGCTGGCCTCCGGCGTTTTCGCCGGTGTCCTCTCGCTCGACTACGCCTATGGCCGCAAGGATCCGGAGGGCAAGACCTTCGGCGACGAGTTGCAGCGCATCGGCTGGGTCGGCGACGAGGAGGTCGGCGCGCGCAAGATGCACGCCTATTACGAACTCCACATCGAGCAGGGCCCGATCCTGGAGGCCGAGGGCAAGGACATCGGCGTCGTCACCCACTGCCAGGGTCTCTGGTGGCTGGAATTCACGCTGACCGGCAAGGCGGCGCATACCGGTTCGACGCCCATGAACCTTCGCGTCAATGCCGGCCTCGCCTTCGCCCGCATCCTGGAGATGGTCCAGAAGGTCGCGATGGACGCCCAGCCGGGCGCCGTCGGCGGCGTCGGGCAGGTGTTCTTCTCGCCCAACTCGCGCAACGTCATTCCCGAGACCGTCACCTTCACGGTCGACATCCGCTCGCCCGATCAGGAAAAGCTCGACGGCATGCGCGCGAAGATCGAGGCGGAAGCCCCGAAGATCTGTGCGGAACTCGGCGTCGAGTGTTCCATCGAGGCGGTCGGCCACTTCGATCCGGTGACCTTCGACCCGGAACTCGTGAGCGCGGTGCGCAACGCGGCCGAAACCCTCGGCTACAGCCACATGAACCTCATTTCAGGCGCCGGCCATGATGCCTGCTGGGCGGCCCAGGTCGCCCCCGCCACCATGGTCATGTGCCCCTGCGTCGGCGGCCTTTCGCACAACGAGGCCGAGGAAATCTCCAAGGAATGGGCGACCGCTGGCACGGATGTCCTGCTGCGCGCGGTGGTCGAGACGGCGCAGATCGTGGAGTGA
- a CDS encoding NUDIX hydrolase, with product MSAGAIHIAASVLRDGEGRMLLVRKKGTTAFMQPGGKIEPGERPIDALRRELTEELGLSLGEESFAYLGAFRAPAANEEGREVAAEVFVAEWSGEVEAQAEIAELRWHVPGAADSIALAPLTEHEIIPALARRDLAGSAS from the coding sequence ATGAGCGCGGGGGCGATCCACATCGCGGCGTCGGTCTTGCGCGACGGGGAGGGCAGGATGCTCCTCGTCCGCAAGAAGGGCACGACGGCCTTCATGCAGCCGGGCGGCAAGATCGAGCCCGGCGAGCGGCCGATCGACGCCTTGCGCCGCGAGCTGACGGAAGAGCTTGGTCTCAGCCTTGGCGAGGAGAGCTTTGCCTATCTCGGCGCCTTCCGCGCACCCGCCGCCAACGAGGAGGGTCGGGAAGTAGCGGCGGAGGTCTTCGTTGCGGAATGGTCGGGCGAGGTCGAGGCGCAGGCCGAGATCGCTGAATTGCGCTGGCACGTGCCCGGTGCGGCGGACAGCATCGCGCTTGCCCCGCTGACGGAACACGAAATCATCCCGGCGCTGGCACGGCGTGATCTGGCCGGGAGCGCATCGTGA
- the soxZ gene encoding thiosulfate oxidation carrier complex protein SoxZ: MTARVRLPDTITAGESFPIRTLISHPMETGFRRDSRTGERIPRRIIHRFECSFDGETVFTCDLGPSMAANPYLEFEARIEHGGTFRFVWVEDGGGEFMVERPVAPS; encoded by the coding sequence ATGACGGCCCGCGTCAGGCTTCCCGACACCATCACGGCCGGCGAGAGTTTTCCGATCCGCACCCTGATCAGCCATCCGATGGAAACGGGCTTTCGCCGCGATTCCCGGACGGGCGAGCGCATCCCGCGCCGGATCATCCACCGTTTCGAGTGCAGCTTTGACGGCGAGACGGTCTTCACCTGCGACCTCGGGCCGTCAATGGCCGCCAATCCCTATCTTGAGTTCGAGGCGCGGATCGAACACGGCGGCACCTTCCGCTTCGTCTGGGTCGAGGACGGAGGCGGCGAGTTCATGGTGGAACGACCGGTCGCGCCGTCCTGA
- a CDS encoding cytochrome c family protein — protein sequence MAASSPGSTSAWTPFANRSVGGGEDFEDGRTLRCSGAVQTERAGSTVDRAFVLLRRRTGTIRNTRPARNRPGNDKESMMKKTLVLAIAALSLSAVGAQAAGDAAKGEKVFKKCQACHAVGDGAKNKVGPALNGIVGSKIGTHPEDFAFSKALKEKGEAGETWTEDNLKAWLESPKDFAKGTKMAFAGLKKEQDIEDVIAYLEQFK from the coding sequence TTGGCCGCTTCTTCGCCGGGGTCGACCTCCGCGTGGACACCCTTTGCCAATCGATCCGTTGGCGGAGGGGAAGACTTTGAAGATGGGCGGACATTGCGCTGTTCAGGCGCCGTTCAGACGGAACGTGCAGGATCCACGGTTGATCGTGCCTTCGTCTTGTTGCGACGGCGAACTGGAACGATTAGAAACACGCGGCCGGCGCGGAACCGGCCTGGGAACGACAAGGAAAGCATGATGAAGAAGACACTGGTTCTTGCGATTGCCGCACTCTCGCTCTCGGCTGTCGGCGCTCAAGCCGCCGGCGACGCCGCCAAGGGCGAAAAGGTTTTCAAAAAGTGCCAGGCCTGCCATGCGGTCGGTGACGGCGCGAAGAACAAAGTCGGCCCCGCGCTGAACGGCATCGTCGGCTCGAAGATCGGCACGCATCCTGAAGACTTCGCCTTCTCGAAGGCTCTGAAGGAAAAGGGCGAGGCCGGTGAGACTTGGACCGAAGACAATCTGAAGGCCTGGCTTGAAAGCCCGAAAGACTTCGCCAAGGGAACCAAGATGGCGTTTGCTGGCCTCAAGAAGGAACAGGACATCGAAGACGTGATCGCCTACCTGGAGCAGTTCAAGTAA
- a CDS encoding ABC transporter ATP-binding protein, protein MTSVISVSDLSLTFETNDGPVHALSKIDLEVEKGDFVSFIGPSGCGKTTLLRVIADLEQPTSGNISVNGTSPENARKDRAYGYVFQAAGLYPWRTIAKNVALPLEIMGLSRQEQERRIRKNLELVNLAGFEKKYPWQLSGGMQQRASIARALALEPDLLLMDEPFGALDEIVRDHLNEQLLDLWAKTEKTVVFVTHSIPEAVYLSTKIVVMSPRPGRIEDVIVSDLPRERPLDIRETPEFLSLAHRVREGLRAGHSYED, encoded by the coding sequence GTGACCTCCGTCATCTCCGTCAGCGACCTGTCGCTCACCTTCGAGACGAACGATGGCCCGGTTCACGCGCTGTCGAAGATCGACCTTGAGGTCGAGAAGGGCGACTTCGTCTCCTTCATCGGCCCGTCCGGCTGCGGCAAGACCACGCTCCTGCGCGTCATCGCCGACCTGGAACAACCGACGTCCGGCAATATCTCGGTCAACGGCACGAGCCCGGAGAACGCGCGCAAGGATCGCGCCTACGGCTATGTCTTCCAGGCCGCGGGGCTCTATCCCTGGCGTACGATCGCCAAGAACGTTGCCCTGCCGCTGGAGATCATGGGCCTTTCAAGGCAGGAGCAGGAACGCCGTATCAGGAAGAACCTCGAACTCGTCAATCTCGCCGGCTTCGAGAAGAAATACCCCTGGCAGCTCTCCGGCGGCATGCAGCAGCGCGCCTCGATTGCCCGCGCTCTGGCGCTGGAGCCCGACCTCCTGCTGATGGACGAACCCTTCGGTGCACTCGACGAGATCGTCCGCGACCATCTCAACGAGCAGCTTCTCGACCTTTGGGCGAAGACCGAAAAGACAGTGGTCTTCGTCACCCACTCGATCCCGGAAGCGGTCTATCTTTCCACCAAGATCGTGGTGATGAGCCCGCGCCCCGGCCGGATCGAGGATGTTATCGTCTCCGATCTGCCGCGCGAACGCCCGCTCGATATCCGCGAAACACCGGAATTTCTCAGCCTCGCCCACCGCGTGCGGGAGGGATTGAGGGCAGGGCACTCCTATGAGGATTGA
- a CDS encoding thiosulfate oxidation carrier protein SoxY, protein MTSRRTITRRKAMATAAGGLAAISAIPVPAFARLEGPTLDEEIEAFAKGATPRSAGLSLGIEDVVEDGYNVPVTIDLDHSPLGGVRLEEFVLLAPENPRIQVALCGFSRLSGSPRVETRVRLAKSQTVTALARLSDGTVLRADRAVTVIVGGCDIP, encoded by the coding sequence ATGACGTCCAGACGCACGATCACCCGGCGAAAGGCGATGGCGACGGCCGCAGGCGGTTTGGCTGCCATCTCCGCCATCCCCGTTCCGGCGTTTGCCCGCCTTGAGGGACCGACCCTCGACGAGGAGATCGAAGCCTTCGCCAAGGGTGCGACGCCCCGCAGCGCCGGCCTCAGCCTCGGGATCGAGGACGTCGTCGAGGACGGCTACAACGTGCCTGTCACGATCGACCTGGACCATTCCCCGCTGGGCGGCGTCCGGCTGGAAGAGTTCGTCCTGCTGGCGCCGGAAAATCCGCGCATCCAGGTCGCTCTGTGCGGTTTTTCCCGGCTTTCGGGGTCGCCGCGTGTCGAGACCCGCGTCCGCCTTGCCAAATCGCAGACCGTGACCGCGCTCGCCCGGTTGTCGGACGGCACGGTCCTTCGCGCCGACCGGGCCGTGACGGTCATCGTCGGCGGCTGCGACATCCCATGA
- a CDS encoding ABC transporter permease yields MITLLQIVLLIAVGTAVNVKLARLRPASQTLARLRDLAVPMIFGLTILAVWQVAVTGFGIPSVLLPAPSAIWGKITTEYPTLWLDFAQTFLQGALTGYAIGCGAGFLVALLVDRVDFLKRGLLPIGNLVSALPIVGVAPIMVMWFGFGVASKAAVVVIMTFFPMLVNTVAGLNASGKMERDLMRTYAASHGQFLTKLRLPAAMPFIFNALKINSTLALIGAIVAEFFGSPVVGMGFRISTEVGRLAIDMVWAEIAVAALAGSLFYALVSLVERLTTFWHPSFRAR; encoded by the coding sequence ATGATCACGCTTCTCCAGATCGTCCTGCTCATCGCGGTCGGGACCGCCGTCAACGTGAAGCTTGCCAGATTGCGCCCTGCTTCGCAGACGCTTGCCCGCCTGCGCGACCTTGCCGTGCCGATGATTTTCGGCCTGACGATCCTTGCCGTCTGGCAGGTCGCGGTCACCGGCTTCGGCATTCCGTCCGTTCTGCTGCCGGCGCCGAGCGCGATCTGGGGCAAGATCACGACGGAATATCCGACGCTCTGGCTCGACTTCGCCCAGACCTTCCTGCAGGGCGCGCTCACCGGCTACGCCATTGGCTGCGGCGCGGGCTTCCTGGTCGCGCTCCTCGTCGACCGGGTCGATTTCCTGAAGCGCGGCCTGCTGCCGATCGGCAATCTCGTCTCAGCCCTGCCAATCGTCGGCGTCGCGCCGATCATGGTCATGTGGTTCGGCTTCGGCGTCGCTTCGAAGGCGGCCGTCGTCGTGATCATGACCTTCTTTCCGATGCTGGTGAACACGGTCGCCGGGCTCAACGCCTCCGGGAAGATGGAGCGCGACCTCATGCGCACCTACGCGGCAAGCCACGGCCAGTTCCTAACGAAACTGCGGCTTCCAGCGGCAATGCCCTTCATTTTCAACGCCCTGAAGATCAACTCGACGCTGGCCCTGATCGGTGCCATCGTCGCCGAATTCTTCGGCTCGCCCGTGGTCGGCATGGGCTTTCGCATTTCCACCGAAGTCGGCCGCCTCGCCATCGACATGGTTTGGGCGGAGATCGCCGTCGCGGCGCTGGCCGGCTCGCTTTTCTATGCGCTCGTGAGCCTCGTGGAACGGCTCACGACATTCTGGCATCCGTCCTTCCGGGCACGATAA